One segment of Amycolatopsis alba DSM 44262 DNA contains the following:
- a CDS encoding SDR family oxidoreductase — protein sequence MTDLLRDKVVVVSGVGPGLGRSLAVRSAAAGADVVLAARTESRLAEVAKEVDALGRRAVTVPTDITEDASAANLAEAALKAFGRVDALVNNAFAIPPIMDLADVDLADVRAGFETNVLAALRLTRLFTPSLEESGGSVVMINSAVLRHSRRTFGAYKMAKASLLALAQSLASELGPRGIRVNSVAPGYIWADSLKWYFAYLAKERGVPPEQVYAETAEKIDLRRLPEPDEIADTVVFLASSLARCVTGQCLDVNAGEYHH from the coding sequence ATGACGGATCTGTTGCGGGACAAGGTGGTCGTGGTCTCCGGGGTCGGACCGGGACTCGGCCGGTCCCTCGCCGTGCGGTCCGCGGCGGCTGGTGCCGACGTCGTCCTCGCCGCGCGTACCGAATCCCGGCTCGCCGAGGTCGCCAAGGAGGTCGACGCGCTCGGCCGCCGCGCGGTCACCGTGCCCACCGACATCACCGAAGACGCTTCGGCCGCGAACCTCGCCGAAGCCGCGCTGAAGGCGTTCGGCCGGGTGGACGCCTTGGTGAACAACGCTTTCGCCATCCCGCCGATCATGGACCTCGCCGACGTCGACCTCGCCGACGTGCGGGCGGGCTTCGAGACCAACGTGCTCGCCGCGCTCCGGCTCACGCGGCTGTTCACCCCTTCGCTCGAAGAGAGCGGCGGTTCGGTGGTGATGATCAATTCGGCCGTGCTCCGGCATTCCCGGCGCACGTTCGGCGCGTACAAGATGGCGAAGGCGAGCCTGCTCGCGCTCGCCCAGAGCCTCGCCTCGGAACTCGGGCCGCGCGGGATCCGGGTCAATTCCGTGGCACCCGGCTACATCTGGGCGGATTCGCTGAAATGGTATTTCGCCTATCTGGCCAAGGAACGCGGTGTACCCCCGGAGCAGGTGTACGCCGAGACGGCGGAGAAGATCGACCTGCGCCGTCTTCCCGAACCGGACGAGATCGCCGACACCGTGGTGTTCCTGGCCTCGTCGCTCGCCCGGTGCGTCACCGGCCAGTGCCTCGACGTCAACGCCGGCGAATACCACCACTGA
- a CDS encoding sensor histidine kinase, protein MRLFGPLVDRATYRRWVYFILGGALSVPYLLFAAIVVPSLLPLVVTMGRGVVIGMITVVLVVIASSFLPAVRVLEGAAVRELLDDPVPGVTFGPAGSWPVRLRSSAMFLLHVCTGCVVSLVSLFVPVGFGFTIAAPFTGRIALSTEDPIVVPKGWASAWIPVAFLLGLVVLAYVVWAAGAVLTRCARSLLGISAAERIAQLEKRTEQLAERNRLARELHDSVGHALSVVTIQAGAARRTLRSDPDFTEQALTAIEDSARAALDDLDHVLGLLRDEASARTPQSGLAELSALVEATRLAGAEVTAEVRGEPSSVPPVVSREAYRILQECLTNALRHAGKVPVTVLVDAAPDLLLLRVANPLGAAAPSRDGGGRGLRGMTERVEVLGGTITAGRADGFWKVEVAVPWGKRR, encoded by the coding sequence ATGCGACTTTTCGGCCCGCTCGTCGACCGGGCGACCTACCGGCGGTGGGTGTACTTCATCCTCGGTGGCGCCCTCAGCGTGCCGTACCTGCTTTTCGCCGCCATCGTGGTGCCGTCGCTGCTGCCGCTCGTCGTGACGATGGGACGCGGGGTCGTCATCGGGATGATCACCGTGGTCCTGGTGGTGATCGCGTCTTCGTTCCTCCCCGCCGTCCGGGTGCTGGAGGGCGCGGCCGTCCGGGAACTGCTGGACGATCCGGTGCCGGGGGTGACGTTCGGGCCCGCGGGGAGCTGGCCCGTCCGGCTGCGGTCGAGCGCGATGTTCCTGCTGCACGTGTGCACCGGCTGCGTCGTCAGCCTGGTGAGCCTGTTCGTCCCGGTCGGCTTCGGGTTCACGATCGCGGCACCGTTCACCGGCCGGATCGCACTGTCCACCGAGGACCCGATCGTGGTGCCGAAGGGCTGGGCGAGCGCCTGGATCCCGGTGGCGTTCCTGCTCGGTCTCGTCGTGCTGGCGTACGTCGTCTGGGCGGCGGGCGCGGTGCTGACCCGCTGCGCCCGCAGCCTGCTGGGGATCTCGGCCGCCGAACGGATCGCGCAGCTGGAGAAGCGCACCGAACAACTCGCCGAACGCAACCGGCTCGCACGGGAACTGCACGACTCGGTCGGCCACGCGCTGAGCGTCGTGACCATCCAGGCCGGGGCCGCGCGCCGCACACTGCGGTCCGACCCGGACTTCACCGAGCAGGCGCTCACCGCGATCGAGGACTCGGCCCGCGCCGCGCTGGACGATCTCGACCATGTACTCGGGCTGCTGCGGGACGAGGCTTCGGCACGGACACCGCAATCCGGGCTGGCGGAGCTGTCCGCGCTGGTCGAGGCCACCCGGCTGGCCGGAGCCGAGGTGACGGCGGAGGTGCGGGGCGAACCGTCGTCGGTGCCGCCGGTCGTTTCCCGCGAGGCGTACCGGATCCTGCAGGAATGCCTGACGAACGCGTTGCGGCACGCCGGTAAGGTGCCGGTGACGGTGCTCGTCGACGCCGCCCCGGACCTGTTGCTGCTGCGGGTGGCCAACCCGCTCGGCGCCGCGGCGCCGTCACGGGACGGGGGCGGCCGGGGGCTGCGGGGAATGACGGAACGGGTGGAAGTGCTCGGGGGCACGATCACCGCGGGCCGCGCGGACGGATTCTGGAAGGTCGAGGTGGCGGTGCCATGGGGGAAACGGCGATGA
- a CDS encoding helix-turn-helix domain-containing protein encodes MTRRSPPTERVVRLLDFFAAHPGRRFGLSELARELDLAKPTCLGIVTELAAGGYLVRDPSPVTYRLGPSMVAAGRVAGEGFGASEVARRHLEDLSSRYGATCTASAVVGDRILMLQSAGPGRVKLGETYPFAPPVGLMYVLWDSDAAFDAWLAKPPAVPVRLDETHLRRVVAECREHGYLVESLTSAGRRLYALMAGVGAEDLPPEVRGLVGELVSSLGERVYLGADLEPRHKHAVSLLAAPTFDASGRQELVLTLSVGEPITGAEIARRGAALVATADAVTAESGGRRPDVREGLLEGL; translated from the coding sequence ATGACTCGGCGCTCCCCGCCCACCGAGCGAGTCGTACGGCTGCTCGATTTCTTCGCCGCGCACCCTGGCCGCCGCTTCGGGCTCTCCGAACTCGCCCGCGAGCTGGACCTGGCCAAACCGACCTGCCTCGGCATCGTGACCGAACTGGCCGCGGGCGGCTACCTGGTCCGGGACCCGAGTCCAGTCACCTATCGGCTCGGGCCGTCGATGGTCGCCGCGGGCCGCGTCGCGGGCGAGGGATTCGGCGCGAGCGAGGTCGCACGACGGCATCTGGAGGACCTGAGCAGCCGATACGGCGCCACGTGCACGGCGTCGGCCGTCGTCGGCGACCGGATCCTGATGCTGCAGAGCGCGGGGCCCGGCCGGGTCAAACTCGGCGAGACCTACCCGTTCGCGCCGCCGGTCGGGCTGATGTACGTGCTGTGGGATTCCGACGCGGCGTTCGACGCGTGGCTTGCCAAACCCCCGGCGGTGCCGGTGCGCCTGGACGAAACGCACCTGCGCCGCGTCGTCGCCGAATGCAGAGAGCACGGTTACCTGGTCGAGAGCCTGACCTCCGCCGGGCGGCGGCTGTACGCCCTGATGGCCGGAGTCGGCGCGGAGGACCTGCCGCCGGAAGTGCGAGGACTGGTCGGGGAACTCGTCTCGAGCCTCGGCGAGCGCGTCTATCTCGGTGCCGATCTGGAGCCACGCCACAAACACGCGGTGAGCCTGCTCGCCGCGCCGACGTTCGACGCTTCGGGGAGGCAGGAACTGGTGCTCACGCTGTCGGTCGGCGAGCCGATCACCGGCGCCGAAATCGCGCGGCGGGGTGCGGCGCTGGTCGCCACCGCCGATGCCGTCACCGCCGAGTCCGGCGGCCGCCGCCCCGATGTCCGTGAAGGACTCCTTGAGGGACTCTGA
- a CDS encoding nuclear transport factor 2 family protein, giving the protein MDLAALEEIRRLKARYLRCLDLKLWDEMAGTLTADAHARFGTPSYGEPLDFEGRDAIIGFFRNAVGPGVITVHFAGQPEIDVDGGTATGTWLMRDKVIVPEHRVVIEGAAYYEDTYRRVDGAWLTASTQYDRLYETMMSMDDVPSLKLTANRWSGDSRPA; this is encoded by the coding sequence ATGGACCTGGCCGCGCTCGAAGAGATCCGACGCCTCAAAGCCCGCTACCTCCGGTGCCTCGACCTCAAGCTGTGGGACGAGATGGCCGGGACCCTGACGGCCGACGCGCACGCGCGTTTCGGCACGCCGTCCTACGGCGAACCCCTGGACTTCGAAGGACGTGACGCGATCATCGGATTCTTCCGGAACGCCGTCGGGCCCGGCGTCATCACGGTGCACTTCGCCGGGCAGCCGGAGATCGACGTCGACGGCGGCACCGCGACGGGGACGTGGCTGATGCGGGACAAGGTGATCGTGCCCGAGCACCGGGTGGTGATCGAGGGCGCGGCGTACTACGAGGACACCTACCGGCGGGTGGACGGCGCGTGGCTGACCGCGTCGACCCAGTACGACCGGCTGTACGAAACGATGATGTCGATGGACGACGTGCCGAGCCTGAAACTCACCGCGAACCGCTGGTCCGGTGATTCGCGGCCTGCTTGA
- a CDS encoding serine hydrolase gives MDTNVNRRRVLGLGTVAAAGAVLGTTQLAHAAEESGSDTPAADASAAARRISQVYARETAQAGGTWSAHISVADSAGNLIPAVSERADEVVEAYSVNKIAVATAVLDKIDRGLLTLDQRVDVTADIVIKDTDGIFALDGAYPSSVTLGHAMAALLTLSDNTAVRLCGLVVPAAEVNEILRGKGFVHTQVVPVANPNRFFLGKTTPAETHTLLRKLVEGTLLSAKSTEYLLNILRSLSAFTDGVRLDLTSAERLRVATKAGWFNDGRNEAGVMFSADGKPILTYSLFASGEFAGDAAVNKDNYAATHPALKARTKLGKTMFRSVEKLTATTARTYAAAPYRASNGG, from the coding sequence GTGGATACGAACGTCAACCGCCGTCGTGTGCTGGGGCTGGGAACGGTCGCCGCCGCGGGCGCGGTACTCGGGACAACGCAGCTCGCTCACGCCGCCGAAGAGTCCGGATCGGACACCCCCGCGGCCGACGCCTCGGCCGCCGCGCGCCGGATTTCCCAGGTCTACGCCAGGGAAACCGCGCAGGCGGGCGGCACCTGGTCGGCCCACATCAGCGTCGCGGACTCCGCCGGGAACCTGATCCCCGCCGTCTCCGAACGGGCCGACGAGGTGGTCGAGGCGTACAGCGTCAACAAGATCGCGGTCGCGACAGCGGTGCTCGACAAGATCGACCGCGGACTGCTCACTTTGGACCAGCGCGTCGACGTCACGGCCGACATCGTCATCAAGGACACCGACGGCATCTTCGCTCTCGACGGCGCATACCCGAGCTCGGTGACCCTCGGGCACGCGATGGCCGCGCTGCTGACGCTGTCCGACAACACCGCCGTCCGCCTGTGCGGGCTGGTCGTCCCCGCCGCGGAGGTCAACGAGATCCTGCGAGGCAAGGGATTCGTGCACACCCAGGTCGTCCCGGTGGCGAACCCGAACCGGTTCTTCCTCGGCAAGACGACCCCGGCCGAAACGCATACGCTGCTGCGGAAACTGGTCGAGGGGACGCTGCTTTCGGCGAAATCCACCGAGTACCTGCTGAACATCCTGCGTTCGCTGAGCGCGTTCACCGACGGGGTGCGCCTCGACCTGACTTCGGCCGAGCGGCTGCGGGTCGCCACGAAGGCGGGCTGGTTCAACGACGGCCGCAACGAGGCCGGGGTGATGTTCAGCGCGGACGGCAAACCGATCCTGACGTACTCGCTGTTCGCCTCCGGTGAGTTCGCGGGCGACGCGGCGGTCAACAAGGACAACTACGCCGCGACGCATCCGGCGTTGAAGGCGCGGACGAAGCTCGGGAAGACCATGTTCCGTTCGGTCGAGAAGCTGACGGCCACCACCGCGCGCACCTACGCGGCAGCTCCGTACCGGGCTTCCAACGGTGGCTGA
- a CDS encoding response regulator, with protein MSIRVLLVDDEQLIRAGLRAIVASEPDLEVVGEAADGAEVPGLVSRFRPDVVLMDVRMPSVDGIRATTHLMATLADPPKVIVVTTFENDDYVYDALLAGASGFLLKRARPEEIVAAIRTVASGESLLFPAAIRRLAAQQASRGAQDGLADAGLTEREREVLRLMAAGLSNVEIAGELYLGVQTVKTHVGNILAKLGARDRTQAVIKAYDTGFVTPAG; from the coding sequence ATGAGCATCAGGGTGCTGCTGGTCGACGACGAACAGCTCATCCGGGCGGGACTGCGGGCGATCGTCGCCTCCGAGCCCGATCTGGAGGTCGTGGGCGAGGCGGCCGACGGCGCCGAGGTGCCGGGGCTGGTCTCGCGGTTCCGGCCCGACGTCGTGCTGATGGACGTCCGGATGCCTTCGGTCGACGGGATCCGCGCGACCACGCACCTGATGGCCACTCTCGCCGACCCGCCGAAGGTGATCGTGGTGACCACGTTCGAGAACGACGACTACGTCTACGACGCCCTGCTCGCCGGTGCGAGTGGTTTCCTGCTGAAACGGGCCAGGCCCGAGGAGATCGTCGCGGCGATCCGGACGGTGGCGTCGGGGGAGTCCCTGCTGTTCCCGGCCGCGATCCGGCGGCTGGCCGCGCAGCAGGCGAGCCGGGGTGCGCAGGATGGTCTCGCCGACGCCGGGCTCACCGAACGCGAACGTGAGGTGCTGCGGCTGATGGCGGCCGGACTGTCCAATGTGGAGATCGCGGGCGAGCTGTACCTCGGCGTGCAGACGGTGAAGACGCATGTCGGGAACATCCTCGCGAAACTCGGCGCGAGGGACCGGACACAGGCGGTGATCAAGGCCTACGACACCGGATTCGTCACACCGGCGGGCTGA
- the cysC gene encoding adenylyl-sulfate kinase — protein MGASQLVRLATAGSVDDGKSTLIGRLLFDSKTVFTDQLEAIERTSRDRGEAYPNLALLTDGLRAEREQGITIDVAHRYFATPRRKFIIADTPGHVQYTRNMVTGASTADLALILIDARKGVLEQSRRHAFLASLLGIPHLVLCVNKMDLVGWSQERFEEIREDFRRFAMKLQVHDLTFIPMSALHGDNVVHRGADMPWYEGTSLLHHLEQVHVASDRNLIDARFPVQYVIREHSRDFRGYAGTVAGGVFKPGDEVTVLPSGFTTTVRAIWGPGGTTITEAFASQAVTIELADELDLGRGDLICRPGNRPHTSGDVDAMVCWFAEQDSLKPGANYLVRHTTREIKAEIRDLDYRLDVTTLHRDETAKSLSLNEIGRIRLRARQPLLFDPYRRNRSTGGFLLVDEHSGATVAAGMITGPSVTASNVVWHTAAVTRTERPTRGLTVWLTGLSASGKSSVAVELERRLVASGRPAYLLDGDNLRHGLNGNLGFSPVDRAENVRRVAEVAKLFADAGVVSVVSLISPYQADRELARAAHEAAGLPFLEVFVDTPLEVCEDRDPKGMYAKARAGEISGFTGVDAPYEQPESPDLVLRPENGDPATMAALILAALDQV, from the coding sequence ATGGGTGCTTCACAGCTGGTCCGGCTCGCGACCGCGGGCAGCGTCGACGACGGGAAGTCGACCCTGATCGGCCGCCTGCTGTTCGATTCGAAGACGGTGTTCACCGATCAGCTCGAAGCCATCGAACGCACCAGCCGCGACCGCGGCGAGGCGTATCCGAACCTCGCGCTGCTGACCGACGGCCTGCGCGCCGAACGCGAGCAGGGCATCACGATCGACGTCGCTCACCGGTACTTCGCGACGCCGCGGCGGAAGTTCATCATCGCCGACACGCCGGGACACGTGCAGTACACCCGGAACATGGTCACCGGGGCGTCCACGGCGGATCTCGCGCTGATCCTGATCGACGCCCGCAAAGGCGTGCTCGAACAGTCGCGGCGGCACGCGTTCCTGGCGAGTCTGCTGGGCATCCCGCATTTGGTGTTGTGCGTCAACAAGATGGACCTGGTCGGCTGGTCACAAGAGCGCTTCGAGGAGATCCGCGAGGACTTCCGCCGCTTCGCCATGAAACTCCAGGTCCACGACCTGACCTTCATCCCGATGTCGGCACTGCACGGCGACAACGTCGTGCACCGGGGCGCCGACATGCCTTGGTACGAGGGCACTTCCCTGCTGCACCACCTCGAACAGGTGCACGTGGCCTCGGATCGCAACCTCATCGACGCGCGGTTCCCGGTGCAGTACGTGATCCGGGAGCACAGCCGCGATTTCCGCGGCTACGCGGGCACCGTCGCGGGCGGGGTGTTCAAACCCGGCGACGAGGTCACCGTGCTGCCGTCCGGTTTCACCACGACGGTGCGCGCGATCTGGGGACCGGGCGGCACCACGATCACCGAAGCCTTCGCCTCGCAGGCCGTCACGATCGAACTCGCCGACGAACTCGACCTCGGCCGCGGCGATCTGATCTGCCGTCCGGGGAACCGCCCGCACACCAGCGGCGACGTCGACGCGATGGTCTGCTGGTTCGCCGAACAGGACTCGCTGAAACCCGGCGCGAACTACCTCGTCCGGCACACCACCAGGGAGATCAAGGCCGAGATCCGCGACCTGGACTACCGGCTCGACGTCACCACCCTGCACCGCGACGAGACCGCGAAGTCGTTGTCCCTCAACGAGATCGGCCGGATCCGGCTGCGCGCCCGGCAGCCGTTGCTGTTCGATCCTTACCGCCGCAACCGGTCCACCGGCGGATTCCTCCTGGTCGACGAGCATTCCGGGGCGACGGTCGCGGCGGGCATGATCACCGGTCCGAGCGTGACGGCGTCGAACGTCGTCTGGCATACGGCCGCGGTCACCAGGACGGAACGCCCGACCCGCGGGCTCACCGTCTGGCTGACCGGGCTTTCCGCGTCCGGGAAGTCGAGTGTCGCCGTGGAACTGGAGCGGCGGCTGGTCGCGTCCGGCAGGCCCGCGTATCTGCTGGACGGCGACAATCTCCGGCACGGGCTGAACGGGAACCTCGGCTTCAGCCCCGTCGACCGCGCCGAGAACGTCCGCCGGGTCGCGGAAGTCGCGAAGCTGTTCGCCGACGCCGGCGTGGTGTCGGTGGTCTCCCTGATCAGCCCGTACCAGGCGGACCGCGAACTCGCCCGCGCCGCGCACGAGGCGGCCGGGCTGCCGTTCCTCGAAGTCTTCGTCGACACCCCGCTCGAAGTCTGCGAAGACCGCGACCCCAAGGGGATGTACGCGAAGGCGAGGGCGGGCGAGATCAGCGGGTTCACCGGGGTGGACGCTCCTTACGAGCAGCCGGAGAGCCCGGATCTGGTGCTGCGCCCGGAAAACGGGGATCCGGCCACGATGGCCGCGCTGATCCTCGCCGCCCTCGACCAGGTTTGA
- a CDS encoding FAD-dependent monooxygenase has product METDVLVVGAGPTGLTLANELLLAEVPAVLADKLPRRSTLQKAGGVQSRTQEAFDQRGLLEPLLAGGNHPVGTAHFAGITLPLTLDRHRHPWRSIPQVEIERFLENHLAARDVHVWRDHELTGIAQDKGGVTATFANGRVVRSRYLVAADGGRSTVRSLLGDEFPGRPGTVTLVAADVRLSGEQPKTHNRSEDGHWAAVFPLGADPQGRPLHRLSLGGPGRSLPRETPITEDEIRDGLRAVFGDRVQLAELCYARRITNAARQAARYRHGRVFLAGDAAHVHLPIGAQGMNTGIQDALNLGWKLGAAVHEWAPEHLLDTYHAERHPVAAAVLRNVQAQSLMMDHEGTRDPDLMAARDLFADLTRLRDVQFRLDDLLSGMGIRYPMPDAAGRPLVGLPAPDQDLGPVRSHELLRRGRGVLIDPADRFAKVAARWQNRVDRVGGGAEPMLIRPDGYVCWAGDPDTLESALGHWFGAPS; this is encoded by the coding sequence ATGGAAACCGACGTGCTCGTCGTCGGCGCGGGCCCGACCGGCCTGACACTGGCCAACGAACTGCTGCTGGCGGAGGTGCCTGCCGTTCTGGCGGACAAACTGCCCCGGCGCAGCACTTTGCAGAAGGCGGGTGGCGTGCAGTCCCGCACACAGGAGGCCTTCGACCAGCGCGGTCTGCTGGAACCGTTGCTGGCAGGAGGAAATCATCCGGTCGGAACCGCGCACTTCGCCGGGATCACGCTTCCGCTCACCCTGGACAGGCACCGTCATCCGTGGCGGTCGATCCCGCAGGTGGAGATCGAGCGATTCCTCGAGAACCACCTCGCCGCACGAGACGTCCACGTGTGGCGCGACCACGAGCTGACCGGCATCGCCCAGGACAAGGGCGGGGTCACGGCGACCTTCGCGAACGGCAGGGTCGTCCGCTCGCGTTACCTGGTCGCGGCCGACGGCGGCCGCAGCACCGTCCGGTCGTTGCTGGGCGACGAGTTCCCCGGCAGGCCGGGCACGGTGACCCTGGTCGCCGCCGACGTCCGGTTGAGCGGCGAGCAGCCGAAGACGCACAACCGGAGCGAGGACGGGCACTGGGCGGCGGTGTTCCCGCTCGGCGCCGATCCGCAGGGCAGGCCGCTGCACCGGCTTTCGCTGGGCGGGCCGGGCCGGTCACTGCCGCGGGAAACCCCGATCACCGAGGACGAGATCCGCGACGGGCTACGTGCCGTCTTCGGTGACCGGGTACAGCTGGCCGAACTGTGCTACGCCCGTCGCATCACCAACGCGGCCCGGCAGGCCGCGCGGTACCGGCACGGGAGGGTGTTCCTGGCGGGGGACGCCGCCCACGTCCATCTCCCCATCGGCGCGCAGGGCATGAACACCGGGATCCAGGACGCGCTCAACCTGGGCTGGAAACTCGGTGCCGCGGTGCACGAGTGGGCGCCGGAGCACCTGCTCGACACCTACCACGCCGAACGTCATCCGGTCGCGGCCGCCGTGCTGCGCAACGTCCAGGCGCAGAGCCTGATGATGGATCACGAAGGCACCCGCGACCCGGATCTGATGGCCGCCAGGGACCTGTTCGCGGATCTGACCCGGCTGCGGGACGTGCAGTTCCGCCTCGACGACCTGCTGTCCGGGATGGGGATCCGCTACCCGATGCCGGACGCCGCGGGCCGGCCGCTCGTCGGCCTTCCCGCGCCGGACCAGGACCTCGGCCCGGTCCGCTCGCACGAGCTGCTGCGGCGCGGTCGCGGCGTCCTCATCGACCCCGCCGACCGGTTCGCCAAGGTCGCCGCCCGCTGGCAGAACCGGGTGGACCGCGTGGGCGGAGGCGCCGAACCGATGCTCATCCGGCCGGACGGCTACGTCTGCTGGGCAGGTGACCCGGACACCCTGGAATCAGCTCTCGGACACTGGTTCGGCGCCCCGTCCTGA
- a CDS encoding Lrp/AsnC family transcriptional regulator, giving the protein MESDYDELDRRLAHALQINGRAPFSAIAEVLGVSDRTIARRYARLRSLGAVRVLGGVDPAALGAVQWFLRVRCAPAASVPVAEALARRTDTAWVSITSGGTEITCTIRTESEADSEALLLAKLPRTPRVEGVTAHSVLHSFYGGPDNLVAKLGSLDEEAIARLRPPPVPHRPGPVRLDDGDRALLAALADDGRAEVERLAKVTGWAPTTVRRRMTELRERGVLYLDIDIDGGLFGFGPRTLLWLSVAPASLEEAGMALAGHPEVAFAAATTGPTNLYASVLCANHRELYRYLTTRVAMLPAITHVETAPVIRTVKQAANHRTSGSR; this is encoded by the coding sequence GTGGAATCCGACTACGACGAGCTGGATCGCCGCCTCGCGCATGCCCTGCAGATCAACGGCAGGGCCCCGTTCAGCGCGATCGCCGAGGTTCTCGGTGTGTCGGATCGCACCATCGCCCGCCGGTACGCCCGGTTGCGGTCGCTGGGCGCGGTGCGGGTGCTCGGTGGGGTCGACCCGGCGGCGCTGGGCGCGGTGCAGTGGTTCCTGCGGGTGCGCTGCGCCCCCGCGGCGTCGGTCCCGGTCGCCGAGGCACTGGCCCGGCGCACCGACACGGCCTGGGTGAGCATCACCTCGGGAGGCACGGAGATCACCTGCACGATCCGCACCGAGAGCGAGGCCGACAGCGAGGCGCTGCTGCTGGCCAAGCTCCCGCGCACCCCTCGCGTCGAGGGGGTCACCGCGCACTCCGTGCTGCACTCGTTCTACGGCGGCCCGGACAACCTGGTCGCCAAGCTCGGGTCACTCGACGAAGAAGCCATCGCGCGGCTGCGCCCGCCCCCGGTGCCGCACCGGCCGGGACCTGTGCGGCTCGACGACGGGGACCGCGCGCTCCTGGCCGCGCTCGCCGACGACGGCCGGGCCGAGGTGGAGCGGCTGGCCAAGGTGACCGGCTGGGCACCGACGACGGTCCGGCGCAGGATGACCGAGCTCCGTGAGCGCGGGGTGCTCTACCTGGACATCGACATCGACGGCGGCCTGTTCGGCTTCGGCCCTCGGACGCTGCTCTGGCTTTCGGTCGCCCCGGCGTCCCTGGAGGAGGCGGGCATGGCGCTGGCCGGGCATCCGGAGGTCGCGTTCGCCGCCGCCACGACCGGGCCCACGAACCTCTACGCGAGCGTGCTGTGCGCGAACCATCGGGAGTTGTACCGGTATCTGACCACCCGTGTGGCCATGCTGCCGGCCATCACCCACGTCGAGACCGCGCCGGTGATCAGGACCGTCAAGCAGGCCGCGAATCACCGGACCAGCGGTTCGCGGTGA
- the cysD gene encoding sulfate adenylyltransferase subunit CysD: protein MASPTYELTHLEALEAEAVHIFREVAATFERPVLLFSGGKDSMVMLHLAAKAFWPSPPPFPVMHVDTGHNFDEVIEFRDRTVGTYGLRLVVTSVQDDIDAGRVVEDPKAGRNRLQTAALLRGIREHSFDALFGGARRDEEKARAKERVFSFRDEFGQWDPRNQRPELWDLYNGRHRKGEHIRVFPLSNWTELDIWQYIEAEAVDLPSIYYSHRRPVVQRDGMLLAHTRFLTLNDDESPYEATVRFRTVGDATCTGCVESTATSPSEVVSEVAVSRLTERGATRADDRISEAGMEDRKKEGYF, encoded by the coding sequence ATGGCGTCGCCGACCTACGAGCTCACCCATCTCGAAGCACTCGAAGCCGAAGCCGTGCACATCTTCCGGGAGGTCGCGGCGACCTTCGAGCGGCCGGTGCTGCTGTTCTCCGGCGGCAAGGACTCGATGGTGATGCTCCACCTGGCGGCCAAGGCGTTCTGGCCGTCGCCACCACCGTTCCCGGTGATGCACGTCGACACCGGGCACAACTTCGACGAAGTCATCGAGTTCCGGGACCGCACGGTCGGCACGTACGGGCTCCGGCTCGTCGTCACCAGCGTCCAGGACGACATCGACGCGGGCCGGGTCGTCGAGGACCCGAAGGCGGGCCGCAACCGCCTCCAGACCGCCGCCCTGCTGCGCGGGATCCGCGAGCATTCCTTCGACGCGCTCTTCGGCGGCGCCCGGCGCGACGAGGAGAAAGCCCGCGCCAAGGAGCGCGTGTTCAGCTTCCGCGACGAATTCGGCCAATGGGATCCGCGCAATCAGCGGCCGGAACTCTGGGACCTCTACAACGGCAGGCACCGCAAGGGCGAGCACATCCGCGTCTTCCCGCTGTCGAACTGGACCGAACTCGACATCTGGCAGTACATCGAGGCCGAGGCCGTCGACCTGCCGTCGATCTACTACTCGCACCGGCGCCCGGTCGTCCAGCGGGACGGGATGCTGCTCGCGCACACTCGCTTCCTCACCCTGAACGACGACGAAAGTCCTTACGAGGCAACGGTCCGCTTCCGGACCGTCGGTGACGCGACCTGCACCGGCTGCGTCGAGTCGACGGCGACATCACCTAGCGAAGTGGTCTCCGAAGTGGCGGTCAGCAGGCTCACCGAACGCGGCGCCACCCGCGCCGACGACCGGATCTCCGAAGCGGGCATGGAAGACCGGAAGAAGGAAGGCTACTTCTGA